A stretch of Rickettsia rickettsii DNA encodes these proteins:
- the ftsH gene encoding ATP-dependent zinc metalloprotease FtsH produces the protein MNNQGRSILAWAVLFIFVILLFNVFQSDGLLGGRNNITFSDFLTRVDEKTVNSVKIQGRVIEGTSNDGSTFNTYAPDYPDLVNRLTSNDVNIEVVPLETRMNTFLGFLISWFPMLLLIGVWVFFMRQMHGGGKAMGFGKSKARLLSDKGPKITFKDVAGIDEAKEELTEIVDFLRDPSKFQKLGGKIPKGCLLIGPPGTGKTLLAKAIAGEANVPFFSISGSDFVEMFVGVGASRVRDMFEQGKRNAPCIIFIDEIDAVGRHRGIGMGGGNDEREQTLNQMLVEMDGFEANEGVVIIAATNRPDVLDRALLRPGRFDRQIAVANPDINGREQILKVHLKKIKYNSTVLARIIARGTPGFSGAELANLVNEAALIAARLGKKEVDMQDMEEAKDKVLMGVARRSIAMSEKEKRLTAYHEGGHALVGLYCPAASPIHKATIIPRGNALGMVQRLPETDEYSQNREQMESSIAVYMAGRVAEEIIFGRNKVTSGASSDIKGATNIARAMVTKAGLSDLIGPIFHGSSGDDMYGRQPNNETSEATAELIDAEVKRIITQGYEFAKDILTKHIDQLHTLANALIEYETLSGQQIKNLLSGRALDSEEENKFPFNDSSTIKIDKEKSPEKTKTTKAKKENSAS, from the coding sequence ATGAATAATCAAGGTAGAAGTATTTTAGCTTGGGCAGTACTTTTTATTTTTGTAATATTACTTTTTAATGTGTTCCAATCTGACGGTTTACTTGGTGGAAGAAATAATATAACTTTTTCGGATTTTTTAACACGAGTTGATGAAAAGACCGTTAATTCGGTAAAAATTCAGGGTAGAGTAATTGAAGGCACTTCAAATGACGGCTCTACTTTTAATACTTATGCTCCTGATTATCCTGATTTAGTAAATCGTCTTACTAGCAATGACGTTAATATTGAAGTAGTGCCTCTTGAAACAAGAATGAATACCTTTTTAGGCTTTTTAATTTCTTGGTTTCCTATGCTTTTATTGATAGGTGTTTGGGTTTTTTTCATGCGTCAAATGCATGGAGGTGGGAAAGCTATGGGGTTTGGAAAATCTAAAGCTAGGTTGCTATCAGATAAAGGACCAAAAATTACCTTTAAAGATGTAGCAGGTATCGATGAAGCAAAAGAAGAATTAACTGAAATAGTAGATTTTTTAAGGGATCCAAGCAAGTTCCAAAAGCTTGGTGGTAAAATACCGAAAGGCTGCTTACTTATAGGTCCTCCCGGAACCGGTAAGACACTTCTTGCTAAAGCAATTGCAGGTGAGGCTAATGTTCCGTTTTTTAGCATATCCGGCTCTGATTTTGTTGAAATGTTTGTAGGTGTTGGTGCAAGCCGTGTGCGTGACATGTTTGAACAGGGTAAACGTAATGCTCCTTGTATTATCTTTATCGATGAAATTGATGCGGTAGGTCGCCATAGAGGTATCGGTATGGGTGGCGGCAATGATGAACGTGAGCAAACATTAAACCAAATGTTAGTCGAAATGGATGGATTTGAAGCAAACGAGGGAGTTGTGATCATTGCAGCTACAAACCGTCCTGACGTTCTTGATCGTGCATTACTGCGTCCCGGTAGGTTTGATCGTCAAATTGCCGTTGCAAACCCTGATATAAACGGTCGTGAGCAAATTCTAAAAGTACATTTAAAGAAAATTAAATATAATAGTACGGTACTAGCACGAATTATTGCTCGCGGTACTCCGGGCTTTTCCGGTGCTGAACTTGCTAACTTAGTTAATGAAGCTGCTCTTATTGCTGCAAGGCTTGGTAAGAAAGAAGTAGATATGCAAGACATGGAAGAGGCAAAAGATAAGGTGCTGATGGGGGTTGCACGTCGCTCCATTGCAATGTCGGAGAAAGAAAAAAGGTTGACTGCATATCATGAAGGCGGACATGCATTAGTAGGACTTTATTGTCCTGCAGCATCACCTATTCATAAGGCTACGATTATACCGCGTGGTAATGCTCTTGGGATGGTGCAAAGACTTCCTGAAACTGATGAATATTCTCAGAATCGTGAACAGATGGAATCATCTATAGCAGTTTATATGGCAGGAAGAGTAGCGGAGGAAATTATTTTCGGTAGAAATAAAGTTACCTCAGGAGCTTCGTCGGATATAAAAGGTGCAACTAATATTGCCAGAGCGATGGTTACAAAAGCAGGTTTAAGTGATTTAATAGGACCGATATTTCACGGTTCAAGTGGTGACGATATGTATGGTAGACAACCTAATAATGAAACCTCGGAAGCTACTGCAGAGTTAATTGATGCTGAAGTTAAAAGAATTATTACGCAAGGATATGAATTTGCAAAAGATATTTTAACAAAACATATAGATCAACTTCATACCTTAGCAAATGCTTTAATTGAATATGAGACATTGTCCGGTCAGCAAATTAAAAATTTACTTAGTGGTAGAGCTTTAGATTCAGAAGAGGAGAATAAATTTCCTTTTAATGATTCATCTACTATAAAAATAGATAAAGAAAAATCACCTGAGAAAACAAAAACAACTAAAGCTAAAAAAGAAAATTCCGCTTCCTAA
- the tilS gene encoding tRNA lysidine(34) synthetase TilS yields the protein MLYEKFEYNINNLIGNFSLSKISIAVSGGSDSVALLYLANIWAEKNNIELFVISVDHNLREQSKQETHYIQNISNSLNRKHYSLSFDHQNNFSNLQERAREGRYDLMTNLCLELDILVLLTAHHEDDYVENFCLRLERNSGIFGLSSSNINWYNNIHIIRPLYNIPKSELVEYLVSHNIKWFEDESNSSDKYRRNVIRQKLAKGADYIRHFSKPVYREEFKGDTERSTAAYTSVREDASTGTASKLSLEAKCGKMSKAAIISQQLKTNKRIENEFKPELISAIAEAVKIFEYGFAFLDLVKFDKFSNEVKVQIINFLLIIISGQSRAARFYSVEPILKLITQDVNFKNTLHGCIIKRIQNELLIYREFGKKLPESKILLDKSVIWDNRFCITKNQEAPNCFVTHLSLKDYKIIKKQLDLEPLKNLSCKNHNAVLLTLPIIKILEKVIAIPHISYYDNDMWNFEVSFSPNFVSRFTHFC from the coding sequence ATGCTATATGAAAAATTTGAGTATAATATCAATAATCTAATAGGTAATTTTAGCTTATCTAAAATATCGATTGCAGTATCTGGTGGGAGCGATTCGGTAGCACTTCTTTATCTTGCTAATATTTGGGCAGAGAAAAATAATATAGAATTATTTGTTATATCGGTTGATCATAACTTACGGGAACAGTCGAAGCAAGAGACCCATTATATCCAAAATATCAGTAATAGTCTAAATCGCAAGCATTATAGTTTATCTTTTGACCATCAAAATAATTTTTCCAATTTACAAGAAAGAGCACGAGAAGGACGCTATGATTTGATGACCAATTTATGTCTAGAACTCGATATATTAGTACTTTTAACTGCTCACCATGAAGATGATTACGTAGAAAATTTTTGTTTAAGATTAGAGCGTAATAGCGGTATATTTGGACTTAGTAGCAGTAATATCAATTGGTATAATAATATACACATAATTAGACCGCTATATAATATTCCAAAAAGTGAATTAGTAGAATATTTAGTCAGTCATAATATAAAATGGTTTGAAGATGAGTCAAATTCATCTGATAAATATAGACGAAATGTTATTAGGCAAAAATTAGCTAAAGGTGCAGATTATATTAGACATTTTTCCAAACCAGTTTATAGAGAGGAATTTAAAGGAGACACGGAACGTAGCACCGCAGCGTACACAAGCGTACGTGAGGATGCGAGTACCGGAACGGCGTCTAAATTATCTCTAGAAGCGAAGTGTGGAAAGATGTCTAAAGCCGCAATAATCTCACAACAACTTAAAACCAACAAACGTATAGAAAACGAGTTTAAGCCTGAATTAATATCGGCGATAGCTGAAGCGGTCAAGATTTTTGAATATGGCTTTGCTTTTCTTGATTTAGTTAAATTTGATAAGTTTTCAAATGAGGTGAAAGTACAAATAATTAATTTTTTACTGATAATAATTAGTGGACAATCTAGAGCAGCTCGTTTTTATTCGGTAGAACCTATTTTGAAATTAATTACTCAAGACGTAAACTTTAAGAATACACTTCATGGCTGTATAATTAAGCGCATACAAAACGAGTTACTTATATACAGGGAATTCGGCAAAAAATTGCCTGAGAGTAAAATATTACTAGATAAATCCGTTATTTGGGATAATAGATTTTGTATCACAAAAAATCAAGAAGCTCCAAATTGTTTTGTAACTCATCTATCGTTAAAAGATTATAAAATAATAAAGAAACAATTAGATTTAGAACCTTTGAAAAATCTATCTTGCAAAAACCACAATGCAGTTTTATTGACCTTACCTATCATTAAAATACTTGAAAAAGTTATAGCAATACCACATATATCATATTATGATAACGACATGTGGAACTTTGAAGTATCTTTTTCTCCAAATTTTGTATCTCGTTTCACCCATTTTTGCTAA